From Elephas maximus indicus isolate mEleMax1 chromosome 1, mEleMax1 primary haplotype, whole genome shotgun sequence, a single genomic window includes:
- the SMIM28 gene encoding small integral membrane protein 28 → MQGLLDSNWRKFGPAGRGTYEWLASEPSLPLLETQLQGTQKISSTKEDVEPFLCILLPATILLFLAFLMLFLYRRCKSPQPQGQVFSIDLPEHPPAAGEVTDFLPGLPWSSEQNFPYSPLPTEAALLSVGLPPSYEEATRKAPGEEAPDAVLQYEEGAPELEP, encoded by the exons ATGCAGGGCCTGTTGGACAGCAACTGGAGGAAGTTTGGACCCGCTGGCAGGGGCACATATGAGTGGTTGGCCAGCGAACCCAGCCTACCGCTTCTGGAGACCCAGCTGCAG ggcacccagaaGATAAGTTCCAccaaagaagatgtggaaccctTCCTGTGCATCCTTCTTCCAGCCACCATCCTGCTCTTCCTGGCCTTCCTGATGCTTTTCCTCTACCGCCGCTGCAAGTCCCCACAGCCCCAGGGGCAAGTTTTCAGCATTGACCTCCCAGAGCACCCACCTGCAGCAGGAGAAGTGACTGACTTCCTGCCAGGCTTACCCTGGAGCAGCGAGCAGAACTTCCCATACTCTCCTCTGCCCACGGAAGCAGCCCTCCTCTCTGTGGGTTTACCACCTTCCTATGAAGAGGCCACCAGGAAAGCCCctggggaagaggccccagatgctGTCCTTCAGTATGAAGAGGGCGCACCTGAACTGG AACCCTAA